In Anticarsia gemmatalis isolate Benzon Research Colony breed Stoneville strain chromosome 4, ilAntGemm2 primary, whole genome shotgun sequence, the DNA window acaaataattgtttcgggtctagttgtactttgtccgttgtttgtatgtttgtaaaagtccccgtgacacaagagcatttcttAGTATGGAAAGtgcctttataaaaaaaaaaaattagccATGAGAATGTAACAAACAGATAGCCAAGTAATCATCAAACTCACATTAGTATCAGCCAGCATCAATATCCTGTGTGCATGTGGCTGGTCTGTAGTGTCAGGTGACAATCGGTTCACACAGTCCGGATACATCTCTGCTAGTACCACACTGTTCTCTCCACCAAGCTTGCGTTTGTTCTGCTCTTTTACCACTAATTCATCCAGTCTGTCGTATATAAGAGTTGCTACCCTCGGTTTTATGCctgaaaagttttaattttaaatcagaaaTGTGCCGCCCAATGGTAGATTTAGGAAGTTTAGTACAACATTGATGTAATGTATACAGTTTAATACTGCTTACCTCATAGCTGAATAGATAgcatgtaaaatataatacagaaTTAGTCTATaagttttatatacaaattgtatcctgctgttaaaatatattatacaaacaatattattatacacattaaGATGGACAGTCAAATCTTTGCCTGAGTTACATATTAAGTTGTTGCCaagaacatatttaaaaattgaactatacaaaaagaaaataaaccttGGTTTTAACAATCactgaataaatattagtttccATATTAGGCGTAATTTagacagttattttcatacattattgGTTAATATATCCATATGCTGAGTAATGCACCctaattgtattaaaacaattatgagGCAATTTCACTAATGAGGAATCATAATTACCAAAATGTTCAGCAGCAACCACTAGATCAGCATCCTCACACCATGCCAGTATGATCTGCAGAGCCTGTAGTATTGAGCATTGCAATCTGAAGAAGAATGAACCTGTTCTGATTGGCTGCCTCTTGCCACAGCCTTCACATACCCACTGCACCCTGGAGATGACAAAAggtttgatttaaatataatgtccTCAGAAACTTTATGGATGtgacataaattataaatttactgCCCAACAACATAAGATTCATTCATAAGGCCTTTTCCAGCGATTTCTTATATTTATCAGATATCACTTTATTAAGCAGGTTATCTTtcaagctgtgaaactggctaTGTGCGATTGTAAGTTCACAAAGTCAATAGGAAAATAGAGAAATTTGGTTGTGTGACACACAACAGGGAGGTAGACGTAGACAcagtttaagaatattttatagttacctGTCAATAACTCTAGCTGTTTTACAGACCACTTTACAGTCTGGCTTGttagaaatacatttaaattgtttaggCAACAGTCCAAAAGCTTGCAGCCTCTCCACCAACTTCCACTCCAGTCTTTGATCACTGTCATTGTTTATGAAGTCATTGTACAGTTGACCGttactgaaacaaaaatattagataGTTCAACGTTATTCCGTTGGGCTAGCTGCCGGCAGAGAAGGCACCatagaataaaataagatttttaatatatcacACTTGACAATAAGGGAGTTCGATAGAAACTTGAGAGCTTATAAGAATCCTGGAGCCTGTGGGTGaactaatgaaataaaatcGTAAGCTATCGTTAACTTACCCAGGACACGTGTTAAATGGTAGTCCAGGCTTAGAAACTTCTGTTTTAGCATTGCTTTCGTAAGTAGTTGAATCTGCTTCCATCTTTAGGAGAACGTTCGAAATATTTAAGTTACACTATCTGTTTTCCATTTGGCTGCTATTTCATACACAAGTGAAACTTTTTAAGCGTTAGAAATGTGTTTTCATATCAGTAACAAGTTATCCAAAATCAATTATAGTGAAATTTAACAAcagaaattatgaaattatgaaaatagagagcataaaaatatttaccattCCTTCGCACAGATTATAAATTGTCATTATAAGCTGTCAGTGTCATCATTATTAAATCCGTAATACACGCACAAAACTTATGTGaaagtgtaataaattattgatttactATTTTGAACATTGATATGATaagaaaaattaacaaatacctgattaataggtatttgttaattttatctCATTTTGTAGAATCATTAGTGATTACGATTTTCAATCCAGCAAGTTGGATAACAAACGGATTTAATCCAACCGGTCTCATTCTCGTTCATTTCATTCTAACCGTAGCATTTTCGTTCGCGTTTGTAGATTGTGTCAAAGAAGTGTCATGTTGCTGTTGCTtgagttttaaagtttttgtacACACCgtgtggtttattttttctattattttagcTGAATTAACGATCTTTAATTCTTCTCACATCATGAATTTGGAAACCTTCGTTTGCCAtgtaagtattaatttatttctaagtgtTTTTCTGTCAGCATCTAAGATTTTTATTACTCGTAATTTCCTCCTAACACCGTTCGATGCATTGGGTGtgaattaataattcataatttgaataaaataaaagttaaaaataacttttcaccTATTATTTTACATCTATGGAGCATTATTAAATGCGTCTTGGTGCAGTTTTTAAATGTATCGTGTATTTTCCTGATAAAGCTAGGTATATCGTAAAAAATCAATACTACTTGCTCATTTTATTCCACCcctttttgtattattttatattaatgttaaaactaaacttcttaatcattgtttttaattCGTTACTGCAGAGTGGTAATTAAACtccaaatatgtaaataatccAAATATGAAAATGTCTTTCATTATACTTTTTCGTATTTGTTTAGATCTGTTATTAACGATACCCATTCAATTATCCTGCATTAGATTGAGTTATAtagttaaacattattattcatACCTAGTAAGTATTCACTGATACTGatacattacaattaaaaaagcTTTGTGTTAAGCAAAACTGgaatagtttttgaaaatttaattatgttttttaattttctgcTTAGTTAGGCCAGAaatgattatatattttttgatactaCACATTGTCCAGAATTGCAACAACACAaatactacctacctacctacctactcatTGTTGTTGATTCAACTTGATGTTGACTGAATAAATCCATTAATTTGTGGTTAACACTATAATTGCTGTAATTTTAGTAACACCAATTATGAAATTAAAGCTTCAAAGAATGGAAGCAagaattttttgttgtttaattaatcTCAATCAGTACATATTGTATTGTCCCAATTTggtttataaaaatgatttatccCTTTTTGGCCATATACATTATTAAAGTCATTAAAACACCTTTTATGAAGAAATACattcaactatttttatttttaatctactgTGGTGCTGGCCAGTGTATTGTGCCAGCAACTTCCTTTTATGATAACAGCATATAAGGAAGGTGTGTATGTTTTACTTGGTCATTAAACAGTCCATGTTTGAAGTAAAACAGTAAGGTTTGCcgtagttataaaaaaaaattcgaaAAGCATGAaattactagaggccgcccgcgacttcgtccgcgtaaaaaCCCTTCTCGTGCAAgtcccgatccctcgagaactcaGGGATAAAAAGttgcctatgtgttattctgggtcttcagttaCCCATATACCATAATCGTAATCGGATTAGTAGGATAggtatgattttaaatatttgggCAAATTCTCTGATTTCCACATTCTTTCAAAGGAAAGGGATTAAAGAGATTTGACACTCAGTCTAATTCATGAACAGAATACTTATCGTGTTTCAAAATTAGCAGGACTTAGCACCACTCCCCTTCACATTGCATCCAAACAAGTGTAGCATGTAAACCAATCTGCAGACTACTATGCAAATAGTTCGCGTGGATGGCGTTACAACTATCACCTCGTTTAGACGGGGACTCAACCGCGTCCGACGACCGAACCTGCTCTATTACATGACCCATTCCATTACCGGCAACACTACATAGACCACCTCTAATTAaccgaaataaaaacaaacttatctGATCATAGACGCCGTAAATGTACTTATTTCGCCATCTGTAGTTACAGAGCAAGTCATAAAACAATGTAAGTAAACTACTGGCTGGAATGATAAGTTTCAAACTATATTCGTATGTGGTTTCCGCGTGGCGTGCGTGATTAAGGGCAATAGTTAGTGATGTGACGCAACGCGATTATTTTCGGCGGCATTGTAACGTATTTCGTTCATAACGGTCACGCTGAAAGCTGACGCTCGACATCGTCTGAAACCGTGCTGCTAATTGAGCCGTTCGTTATATATTAAACTTGTTTTACTACTCAAATAACGAGTATTATAAACATCGTAATTACAAGTAacatataaaatcattttatttcacttCCCGGTGTATTTCAGTTCACATCTCTGGGAAAACTAACTAGCAATCCAGGACGTCATCGTAAAGTAACGTAGGAACGCGTATGTACGGGCATCGGGCACACGACTAATGTGATTTATTGAGTGTTCCGAGAAGAGCTGCGTCCATTGATGGTTGCAGTTAATTATTAGTCTTTGCTCTCGAGATGTGCACGTTAAAACGTGGTAATGGCTAGGATACATTGCCAATAAGCCTATTTGTCGAGAGCGTTATAAATCTTCAGATTATGGCTTCGAACGGCACTGATATTGCGTTTAATGGTTTATTCCGTAAGTTCAGCCACCGAGTGCTAAAGGTTTATTGAAGAAGCTTTTATGTCTGTTTCAGTGAATCTATAATTTACTGCCGAGAAACTTGTTACTTTATATGCGAGAGTCTTATAAGCTCCGTTGCCTCCAGTTTGTATACGCCGATATCCATCGATCATGCTCGCCTAATATTGTCAAAGATGCTTAACGGTGGCGAAGTTGGCACGTTAGGGACGTATTTTGTAGTTCcagtttataaaaatctactGAATTCAGGTCTTTCCCAATATGATTTCGAAGTCTTATTTAGCAAGTGTTATTTTCTCAACACAATTATCGACTTGTGGAACCATGACTCGTTTCTTTTGTTTTCCCATCGTTGCTCGTCATCGACAACTCGCAATATTATGAAGGTCAATAAGCGGAATAGGGGTCATCGCAATCTTAAAGCGACCTATACTGAAGTATTGCGATTGAGGTTTGCACAAAGACatgattgttttgaaataaaaagaacatCTGCTTTCTTTTCTTAAATAGATTCAAAGCATCGCtcgttaaaatgaaaagaatGTCCtggaatttctaaaatattagtttCTTCAACCAAAGCCAATACCAAAAAAAGCCAAACCAATATCCTGCTTTCAACTTGAAATGTAACACAATTTAATCATACATTTCTCGTAAATGATATTATTTCCTTTCATAAGTCTAACGGAAAAGGAAACCTCGCTGTTTGTACTCAATCTGTAATGGGATAGCTTTATGATTATTACTAACTCATAAACTTCTTAACGTGTATTTTCAAAGTTCACGTTTGATGATGTTAACTTGAGTTTGTACGGCTTTAACTTCTAAGGTCGAATAGCTCGTAGAATAACTTCTTAAGGTCACACATAATTTCTTCTTCCGTCTTCGCTTACACATTCGCTACTACTGGTCACGAGTATGGATGCTACGTTTAGTTTTTACTCAAAATAGACCGTAATAATACTAAGCCGTATATACCTACTCTGTAAACAATAACGATTTTAACAATACATACTAACACATTTCAGGCTCGAAGTTTAGGCGTAGAAATACGCCTTTATCGAGgcatgttataataaattttgctCAGTTAGTGCTCCTAACATAACATTAGGCTGTTCTATTGTTCACGGGTGAACACGTATTTGCACATTAATATCCTCTATCGTTACAATAAAGCCAACTTATGACTCCATTACATCCATTCCTTTTATAGAAACGTTAACGTATTCCccatttaactaaatatatgaTGACAAAGCCTAATAAACACGtcgttttttttaagtatttgaaaACCGGCCAGCAGGTTgcatacattattaaaaacaatagcaAGTTTCGTTCAGTCCAGTTTCGGAACAGTTTTGTGCAGCCGGCATAACAACGTTACACCTGTTGATGCTTTTGCAGCTAATTTAATGGCAGCTTGCTGACAGTAAAACGGGCTGTTAgcaatttagatttatttgtgtCAATAACATCAACACTAAACACTAAATTGCTTTCGCCGGTACTTTGGTAATTGATCCGCAATTGTGGGCCGTCCACCTACGTTGTTCAATAAAGACATGTCGTAAGAAAAATCATGATGTACGTATATGATGTCGCGTCACAATTACACGGAACATTAGAGACGGTGCGACTTTAGATGTTACGTGACGAACGTTGCGGCTCCATCAGCGGCTTCGTGGCGCAAGCAACGCAATCTCCTTCGAAAATATTTGCTACATTAACTCCTGCACTCAAATTGCCATTACGTATATTGTGCAATGACATTACAACGTTTAGGTCGTAGGTCCGTGTCTTAAACCACTGAATTCATTTGGTGTTTAATTTGGCAAATTAAACAGTGttattaaacagtaataataaaatgtgtcgACGCACGCAAGCTTTCAGAAAAGTCTTCCGAAACAACGCAATGCCTACGTCAGCTATTCACGTTTATCCATTTAACCTCTCGCCATTCGCCACGTTTGCTTACACTGACGAAGCGCAGCAAATTCGAGGTCGCCTGTCATGGACGTTCTAGTCCACGGAGAATTTATGTCTGACACTACGGGTTCAAAGCACTGACTGAATGAAACAATTACACTGAAGCTATTACTTACAACACACACAAGAGTGAGGGGACAATCcttttgcaaaaatatctaCGACTAGAAATTGCCATTCTATTGTTTCCAAATTAGGCCTCATTCGAGACAGTTGTCGGCGTGGGCGAGCCTTGATTGTTTACAAAGTACCTCGACTCCTAAAGGCGCCTTAACGACACGCACTTTCTACACGAGCTCAACTTTAAATCACGATATTGATATTATCAGTGTACCTTTCCACAAAATGAACAAGGTACAAAGTATTTTGAATATAGCAGCTGGTAACGTCTCCGGTTCTTAACTGTGGTTTTTCATATCGAGATGGGCACAGTGATAATGTTGCcctaaaaatattgtgaatgaTATGCACAATTTCCCGTGCCCTTGAACTCCAAAACAGTATGGTCTCACATTGCATGTCACTTTTCAAAGAACGTAGTCTCGACACAGACATTTCGTGTCTCCGAGTCATCAGCGTGTTCATGACAAATcgaatttattattgtttcaaaaaaGTTCTTATTTCGTTTCAGTGAATAAAAGCTTATGATTAATGTTCTAGTTTGGGATCTTGCAAATCGTTCTATTTTTTTTCCTTCTTGTGAAATGCTTGCGTAAGCTAGGACCTTTTCCTGTATACTATCACCAGACTGTTGCACCATTCGCGACCTAAATTTACGGCTTATTGTTAGAGACCATAAAATTTATAGGGTCGTCGCCCCAAGTAATGCACGCGCGCTACATTTTCTAATGCAATTCCACGTGCTATTGTTGTATGTAGAAGTTTATTAAATGCAACAAACGATACTCGTACAATCATTATAGATTGTTGTAATGGGTCACGTTCGTTGATTCTACAGAaagatttatgttttgttttgaactaGCCTGTTTTAAGTTGTGAATTGTAGGATCAATTCGTATTAGAGTTAATTCTATTTTGATATCCTCAATCAGGCAGAACTCTtgaattgtttatgttttagttaTCGTTAAAACATTCAGTTCACTACATCTCTTCTTCCAAATCACGTACACGAAGCATGTTTAACTTAAACGCCAAAGTTAAAAGAAGCAGACGTGCTGATAATTGTGGTAGCCTTGCATTTCGATGTTTCTGAATATAGATGCATTCAATCGTATAAATCACGCACGCGTAAATATCTTTATGCGTCGGCATAAATCCGATTAATCCCGTCGGATGGACCGCGTCATGAATTATTTTGTCGAACACGTATCTACGCACATACATCATATTGTATTTAGGGTAAAATTACTAATGCTATCTGGAATAGAAGGAAAACTACCGATTGATGTGTTGAGCCCATGTATAACGGTGCTAAAAGCCATTGCTTCGGAAACCCAATAATAAGTATCTAAGTTAcgtcagttttattaaaaaaattactctattttgatattttaaattgagaGTTGCTGACAAAATCTCTAAATAATTCAACCCGATCTGTCGTACAAGATTCTGCTTAATATGGTAAGCAAAAACATTAACGTCTATTATACTTATGTTAGTGTCCGCCTTACAAGATTCAATTTATAATGATGTCATATAATGACTAttagtaattgtaatttaagCGGATCTGCAGACTCcagatatattttgttaaaattggcAAAAATGGAGACTTACCGTTTATGTTTTACGACATATTACGTGGTTAAAACGAACAAATTTTTTGTAATTGAGTTTCGATGACGTCTGGGAATCGTCTATAGTCGCTATAAGCTCATAGAAATAGAGCAACGCTCGAAATAACGGTACGAATGAAAGCCTAGTTTAGAATTACCGCCTATGTCTCTTAATATCCCAGCCACCTACTACATGTAATAGCTCTTAAGTCTCCACTCAATTGATTAAAACCATTCTACCTACGATCTATCGCCTTAAGAGGTTATAAGATCGATGGATCATTTGCAGCTCGCTCGATTTGAAAGTTTATCTGACGTGAATAGATCTCTATGTTGATGTTTTGTTGTCTGTCTGTTGGTGGCTGGAGGGGCAGGTATGTGTGGCACGTCGTCCGCCTCGGTTTATAATTAGCAAAGCTGTCTTTTGCTCCATGCACTTTCTACGATGTTCCTGGAATATTATACCGCTCAAGACGACAGGCGAAATGTGAGAGGGAATTTTTGACGTCGTGTTTCTTGACAAAATGTCTGCGTgctatttcatatttaatcaaGTCTACCCGAGGGAGGTAGCTGTAAAGTGTTGACTGCGCATACAGGAAG includes these proteins:
- the LOC142972538 gene encoding uncharacterized protein LOC142972538, which codes for MEADSTTYESNAKTEVSKPGLPFNTCPGNGQLYNDFINNDSDQRLEWKLVERLQAFGLLPKQFKCISNKPDCKVVCKTARVIDRVQWVCEGCGKRQPIRTGSFFFRLQCSILQALQIILAWCEDADLVVAAEHFGIKPRVATLIYDRLDELVVKEQNKRKLGGENSVVLAEMYPDCVNRLSPDTTDQPHAHRILMLADTNHIPTSYWLHVIKDDSKKISGDDSDNQVLKLEIEEVVRNVVTPNSLVVTGNNVPLIEGASSIQQLFQHCDVDMQHFLSTRIWRQAVSLCCASRSACSNTLAAAACGAAAQRYLTTALYRLRFNDGLYRRILELVAADYTDNSCDNDS